A stretch of the Cellulomonas sp. WB94 genome encodes the following:
- a CDS encoding DUF4200 domain-containing protein, which produces MLDQEQEQRSKLADAEEGMAQDAAADTAMRGIEESELESIHGRDEARTQLAAGELAWRLHWAKGLLEANVDHADATAALADATTMLATIRRRGDVEKRTWEALRDRRDLADARDRAKQVADDARAAAEGKQSEIADVRAEIKSRRTQIADLRDALQGWDGTSTPAEAQAVVDGAATAKAAADAGLLLAERDHADADATLRSARSGASPATAPALEALRSAGVQTVGLLDVITLDEQARPFWEAALTPWSHAVVAQDDDADAAVRAAAHLPGTTIVTAGGTESLPSGVTSSEPIGRFLAALASRHSPTQNPDGVIDVALGIITISGAPNPTTGRAGRVQAAELALMEAKVKLAAAHDAVERAAGRVELAEARSKGAAAEQERTAHSARIDARNLDLATLTQEKVALDEVEDIRVTEYDSARALATNHGAMVSAAESTWRRTLEDIGKVEPTVRAAQQRVENARLPYWTAGWGGALDEAREFIDAQPERPLAVVRYRGRASEALLAAVAAYVGKLVDVPADITAINSARGQLLDDDGAAGSRPPSFRDMARPLRDRLDGAADRDAINGERIQADRLRRQVTLDAQRREVEDGRSSLDAFQSMVEGLVNTHFERMKVAFNELDITAKGFGATLDVVTRRPVTATRPWQFEVVPRWRRSPGRAFVSYKKVSNGAQIKVHAILIALAALRANPGDGGGQVVIIDELGNSLGDMNRNDVLEALRSVSESQHITILGTCQDSVLKDAVIASKQLLWFTHASATDVLNRPVQMWDFDKDSAHARLAAPYMQAGRPLA; this is translated from the coding sequence ATGCTCGACCAGGAGCAAGAGCAGCGCAGCAAGCTCGCCGACGCCGAAGAGGGCATGGCTCAGGACGCCGCCGCCGACACGGCGATGCGCGGCATCGAGGAGAGCGAGCTGGAGTCGATCCACGGCCGCGATGAGGCGCGCACACAACTGGCGGCCGGCGAGCTCGCATGGCGGCTGCACTGGGCCAAGGGTCTCCTGGAAGCCAACGTCGACCACGCCGACGCGACCGCGGCGCTCGCAGACGCGACGACGATGCTGGCCACGATCCGTCGCCGTGGTGACGTGGAGAAGCGCACGTGGGAAGCGCTACGCGACAGGCGTGACCTGGCCGACGCGCGCGACCGGGCCAAGCAGGTTGCCGATGATGCCCGCGCTGCGGCTGAAGGCAAGCAGTCCGAGATCGCGGACGTGCGCGCCGAGATCAAGTCGCGGCGCACCCAGATCGCCGACTTGCGGGACGCACTGCAGGGGTGGGACGGCACGAGCACTCCCGCCGAGGCGCAGGCAGTTGTTGACGGCGCAGCAACAGCGAAGGCGGCCGCCGACGCCGGGCTTCTCCTGGCCGAGCGCGACCATGCCGATGCAGACGCGACGTTGCGCTCAGCACGATCGGGTGCCTCGCCCGCGACCGCGCCCGCGCTGGAAGCACTCCGGTCCGCTGGTGTGCAGACGGTCGGCCTGCTGGACGTCATCACGCTCGACGAGCAGGCTCGCCCGTTCTGGGAAGCGGCCCTGACACCGTGGAGCCACGCTGTGGTCGCGCAGGATGATGATGCTGACGCTGCGGTGCGTGCCGCGGCTCACCTGCCCGGCACCACGATCGTCACCGCAGGGGGCACGGAATCGCTGCCTTCCGGGGTCACGAGCAGTGAACCGATCGGGCGGTTCCTTGCGGCGCTTGCTAGTCGCCACTCCCCGACCCAGAACCCCGACGGTGTAATTGATGTCGCGCTCGGCATCATCACGATCTCCGGAGCGCCCAACCCGACGACCGGGCGAGCCGGTCGTGTGCAGGCCGCCGAACTCGCCCTCATGGAAGCGAAGGTCAAGCTGGCGGCGGCGCACGATGCCGTCGAGCGTGCCGCCGGTCGTGTCGAACTGGCCGAGGCGCGCAGCAAGGGAGCGGCAGCGGAGCAGGAACGCACCGCGCACTCGGCTCGCATCGACGCCCGCAACCTCGACCTGGCGACCCTCACCCAGGAGAAGGTGGCATTGGACGAGGTCGAGGACATACGTGTCACGGAGTACGACTCCGCACGGGCGTTGGCGACGAACCACGGAGCAATGGTCTCGGCGGCCGAAAGCACGTGGAGGCGGACACTTGAGGACATCGGCAAGGTCGAACCGACAGTTCGCGCGGCGCAGCAACGCGTCGAGAACGCCCGACTGCCGTACTGGACGGCCGGATGGGGCGGCGCCCTCGATGAGGCGCGCGAGTTCATCGACGCCCAGCCTGAACGCCCCCTCGCGGTCGTGCGGTACCGAGGCCGCGCCTCCGAAGCGTTGCTGGCCGCCGTCGCGGCGTACGTCGGCAAGCTCGTCGACGTCCCCGCCGACATCACCGCGATCAACAGCGCACGCGGCCAGCTCCTCGACGACGACGGCGCAGCCGGATCGCGCCCCCCCTCGTTCCGGGACATGGCACGACCTCTGCGAGACCGGCTCGACGGCGCCGCAGACCGAGATGCGATCAACGGGGAACGGATCCAGGCTGACCGCTTGCGACGCCAGGTCACCCTTGACGCGCAACGCCGCGAGGTCGAGGACGGCCGGTCATCGCTCGACGCGTTCCAAAGCATGGTGGAAGGTCTCGTAAACACGCACTTCGAGCGCATGAAGGTGGCGTTCAACGAGCTCGACATCACAGCCAAGGGTTTTGGCGCGACCTTGGATGTCGTGACCCGGCGCCCCGTCACTGCGACGAGACCGTGGCAGTTCGAGGTGGTCCCCAGGTGGCGTCGCAGCCCTGGCCGTGCGTTCGTTTCGTACAAGAAGGTCAGCAACGGCGCCCAGATCAAGGTGCACGCGATCCTGATCGCCCTGGCGGCCCTGCGAGCGAATCCCGGCGACGGCGGCGGACAGGTCGTCATCATCGACGAGCTCGGCAACTCCTTGGGCGACATGAACCGCAACGACGTGCTGGAAGCACTGCGCTCGGTATCGGAGTCGCAACACATCACCATCCTCGGCACCTGCCAGGACTCCGTGCTCAAGGACGCCGTCATCGCGTCCAAGCAGCTGCTGTGGTTCACGCACGCCTCGGCCACTGACGTGCTCAACCGACCGGTCCAGATGTGGGACTTCGACAAGGACAGCGCGCATGCCCGCCTCGCCGCCCCGTACATGCAGGCCGGGCGTCCGCTGGCATGA
- a CDS encoding DUF2399 domain-containing protein, whose product MLAIAVAAASDLLTGVSHDGPRAFSQTHFGHTKARDDAPDLLRRAGVSERTLRDLGLARSPYVGLGGAIDVNGLPIGAAFAGPVRLRATQQDPLIVQVHERARAVLLVENLQAAETACDAFPNIAVVWFAGQPADAVLAVCVMAATQTNGPIIVTPDADLGGVRIADRLLTALPASSIVHLVDVGVGTSAPTTAFSVASLDELNRIGGAAHGPHAAHLTAFALAVAERGFPVEQEAPIRAALSVAIAGLPGGE is encoded by the coding sequence TTGCTCGCCATCGCCGTCGCGGCAGCGAGCGATCTCCTCACCGGCGTGAGCCATGACGGACCTCGCGCGTTCTCCCAGACCCATTTCGGGCACACCAAGGCACGCGACGACGCACCAGACTTGCTGCGGCGTGCAGGCGTCAGCGAACGCACCCTGCGCGACCTCGGGCTCGCGCGTTCGCCCTACGTCGGGCTCGGCGGCGCGATCGATGTCAACGGGCTTCCGATCGGAGCCGCGTTCGCCGGACCGGTCCGCCTTCGTGCCACGCAGCAGGATCCCCTGATCGTGCAGGTCCACGAGCGGGCCAGGGCCGTTCTGTTGGTCGAGAACCTGCAAGCCGCCGAGACTGCCTGTGACGCGTTCCCGAACATCGCGGTCGTGTGGTTCGCCGGGCAGCCCGCCGACGCCGTGCTGGCTGTGTGCGTCATGGCCGCGACCCAGACGAACGGCCCGATAATCGTCACCCCGGACGCAGATCTCGGCGGGGTTCGGATCGCTGACCGGCTCCTGACGGCGCTCCCGGCCAGTTCCATCGTCCATCTGGTCGACGTCGGAGTCGGCACAAGTGCGCCGACCACTGCCTTCTCAGTCGCGAGTCTGGATGAACTCAACCGGATCGGAGGAGCTGCACACGGCCCGCACGCCGCGCATCTGACCGCTTTCGCGCTGGCGGTCGCCGAGCGCGGGTTCCCCGTTGAGCAGGAAGCCCCCATCCGTGCGGCCCTGTCCGTTGCGATCGCGGGTCTTCCGGGCGGTGAGTGA